The nucleotide window AGGACGGCCACCGCTCCAGCTATACCTTTCCCTACTTGCGCGACGCCTGCCCCTGCGCAACCTGCGACGATGAGCGCTCGCGCGCCGGTCGCGAGCCCGGCGAACCGCCCAAACCGGCGCGGGGAGCGCTGCCCATGTTCCGCGAAGCGCCGCGCGCCGAGCACGCCGAGCCGGTGGGGCGATACGCCATCCGCTTCACCTTCCACGACGGCCATCAGCACGGCATCTATTCCTGGGAGTACCTGCGGGACGTTTGCCCGTGCGCGGAATGCAAGGCACGGCGAGAAACCGCCGGCTCCGAGCCGGGCCCCATGGTCTCCACGCGCCGCGGGCCGGCGGTAAGGAAGCCGTAGCGTGGCGCTGCTCGACGACCTGAACCCGCGCCAGCGCGAGGCTGTGGAAGCCACCGAGGGGCCGCTGTTGATCCTGGCGGGCGCGGGCAGCGGCAAGACGCGCGTCATCACCTATCGCATTGCGCACCTGATCGAGAACCTGGGCGTAGCCGCCGACTCCATCCTGGCCGTCACCTTCACCAACAAGGCGGCGGCCGAGATGGCGGCACGCGTGGAGCAACTGGTGGGCGGGCACACCCTGGCCCGGCCGCTGATCTCCACCTTCCACTCGTTCTGCGTGCGCGTATTGCGCCGCGACATCGAAGCCTTGGGCGAGGGTTATCGCAAAGACTTCGTCATCTATGACGAAGACGACCAGGAATCGGTGCTGAAGGCGGCCATGAAGCGCCTGGGCCTCGATGCCAAGCAGATGCCGCCGCGCGGCGTGCTGGCGCGCATCTCCTGGGCGAAGAACCACATGCGCGACCCGCAGGATGTGTTCCTGGGTTCGTCCGACCCGCGCGCCGAGCGCACCGCCCAACTCTACGACGTCTATCAGAAGGAATTGAAGAAGGCCAACGCGCTCGATTTCGACGATCTGCTGCTGGTGGCCGAGCGGCTGCTGCGCGAGCGTCCGGAAGTGCTGGCGCAGTACCACCGTCGCTTCCGCTACCTGCTGATCGACGAATATCAGGACACCAACCGCCCCCAGTATCTGCTGATGCGCTTGCTGGCCACGGCTCACCACAACGTCTGCGTCGTCGGCGACGAAGACCAGTCCATCTATTCCTGGCGCGGCGCCGACATTCGCAACATCCTGGAGTTCGAGGACGATTTTCCTGAAGCCAGGGTCATCCGTTTGGAACAGAACTATCGCTCGACCGAGAACATTCTGGACGCGGCCTCGGCCGTCGTGGCCAACAACGTCAAGCGCAAGGGCAAGACGCTGTGGACGGCGCGGCAGGGCGGCGCGCGCCTGGGCTTCTACGAAGCCCCCGACGGCGAGAATGAAGCGCTGTTCGTCGCCGACTGCATGGCGCGATACCTGCAAGAGGCAGCCACGAGCGGGGATGGCGAGCCGCGCGCGGCGGTCCTCTACCGCACCAACTCGCAGTCGCGGTTGCTGGAAGAAGCCATGCGCCGCTACCAGATCGCCTACCAGGTGGTGGGCGGTTTTTCCTTCTACGAGCGCGCCGAGATCAAGGACCTCGTCGCCTATCTCAAGCTCATTCATAACCTCAGCGATTCGGTGGCGCTGCTGCGGGTGATCAACACGCCGCCGCGCGGCATCGGCAAGACCACGGTCGAGACCTTGGAGCGGCTGGCGCTCGAGACCGGCATGGCGCTGTGGGACGCCGTCGGGGAAGCCATCGAGCAACGCCTGCTGCCGCCGCGCGCGCTCAGCGCGCTGGCCGCTTTCCGCAAGCTGATCGAGCAGGGGCGGGTGATGTTCGAAGGCAAGGGAAACGACGGAGACACGGAGACACAGGAAAATTCGACAGCGGCTTCCGTTGCCGACCTGTTGAAGTTCCTGATCGACCAGACGGCGTACATCAAGCAACTGGAAGAAGAGGGCACGCCGGAAGCGTTCTCACGCGTGGAGAACCTGCGCGAATTGGTGAACGCCGCCATGGACTCGCGCGATCGCGGCGAGACCCTGGGCGAATTCCTGGACCACGCCGCGCTGGTCAGCGACACCGATACCTACGATCCCCGGGGCCGCGTGACGCTGATGACGCTGCACTCGGCCAAGGGGCTGGAGTTCGCACTGGTCTTTCTCATCGGCATGGAGGAAGGGCTGTTCCCGCACTCGCGCACGCTGCTCGATCCCGACCAGCTCGAAGAAGAGCGACGCCTCTGTTACGTGGGTATGACGCGCGCCATGGACCGGCTCATTCTGACGCGGGCGCTGTATCGCCGCCGCTACGGCACCGAATTGCCCGAGGCCAGCCTGCCGTCGCGCTTCCTGGACGAAGTGCCGCCCAAGCTGCTGGAAGACCTGGGTTCGCCGGCCCGCAGCCGGGGCGAGCGGCGCCCATCCGAAGCGCAATACGACTACGCCTATTCGCAGGAGGTCGCGGAGGACTGGGACTCGCCGCGGCGCAGCCGTCGTCCACGGCCGCCGGCTTACTCCGGGCCCACCTACAACTCCATCGAGAACATCGCCGAGTTCTTCGCTTCGCGCGGCAGAAAATTCACGCTGCCGAAGGAGGGGACGAAGCTCGCTGCCGAGCCCACCGGCAAGCGCGGCTTCCGCCCGGGACAGCGCGTGCGTCATCCCAAGTACGGCGAGGGCACGGTCTACAAGCGCGAAGGAGAAGGCGAGGACGCCAAGATTACGGTACAATTCCCCGGCTTTGGCCTGAAGAAGCTGGTGGAGAAGTTCGCGCAGCTTACCAAGGCCTGAGACCCACGCACCCAGCACAAAGGACTCATGAATACCAAGGCACTGTCGAAGGAAGAGCGCAAAAAGAAGAAGCGGGACGCTCGCAAGAAGCGCAAGGCGGAGCATCCCAAGCCCAAGCGCGATTACGACCGGGGTTCGAAGAAGCGCAAGGTCAAGAAGATGGTGCGCGGCACTTCGAAGCGCTGACGCGCATCGGGTGATCGGGTCATCGGATCATCGGGTCATTGGGCCGCGGTTGTGTCGGGTTGCAATGATTCAATGATCCGATGATTCAATGATTCAATCTCAAGGAGCCACTCCTTCTGGCCAGCCAATACTTCGCCAAGAAGTCCATTGACAAGCTGCTGGCGGATGCCGAGCGGCCTGAGACCCGGCTGAAGCGCACGCTGGGTCCCGTGGCCCTGGCCTCGCTGGGCATCGGGGCGGTGATCGGTACCGGCATCTTCACCGTCATCGGCACCGCCATAGCCGGCCAGAAGTTCGAGGCGCAGTCGGTGCTGCACGCGCCGCTGCTCGAGTACCTGATCTACGGCTCGCCCACCTTCGGCCGTCCCGGCGCCGGGCCGGCCATTGCGCTCTCCTTCCTGCTGGTCGGCGTGGTCTGCGCGTTCGCCGCGCTGTGCTACGCCGAACTGGCCTCCATGATCCCCATCGCCGGCAGCGCCTACACCTACACCTACGCCACCATGGGCGAACTGGTGGCCTGGATCATCGGCTGGGACCTGATCCTGGAATACGCCGTCAGCAACATGGCTGTGGGCGTGGGCTTTTCCGAGCACCTGGTGAACCTTGGGGACCTGGTGGGCGTCCACTTCTCGCCGCGCTGGACCTACCCTGCCTACCTGCCCTCGGGCAGTGAGCACTTTGACCCCGGCTGGCACTTCGGTTTCAACATTCCCGTGTTCCTCACGCTGATGGTGCTGACCATGGTGCTGGTGCGCGGCATCCGCGAGTCGTCGGAAACCAACAACGTGATGGTGGCCCTGAAGATCATGGCCATCCTGGTGTTCGTGGGCTTCACCGCGCGCTTCGTGAGTTCCGAAAACTACACGCCCTTCGCGCCCAATGGATGGCCGGGAGTGCTCACCGGCGGCGCCATCATCTTCTTCACCTACATCGGCTTCGATTCGGTCTCGACGGCGGCCGAGGAGACGCGTAATCCCAAGCGCGACCTGCCCATCGGCATCATCGCCACACTGGTGATCTGTACCGTGCTCTATCTGGGTGTGGCCGTGGTGCTCACCGGCATCGCGCACTGGGAAACGCTGGGCAACGCCGCCCCGGTGGTGAACGAATTGAAGCGATTGAACCTGCCCTGGGTGCGCACCGTTGTGCTGTTCGGCGCCATGATGGGCATGCTCTCGTCGCTCCTGGTCTTCCAGCTGGGCCAGGCGCGGGTGTGGTTCGCCATGTCACGCGACGGCCTGCTGCCCAAGGCCTTCGGCAAAGTGCACGCCAAGTACCGCACGCCACACGTCTCCACCTGGGTGGCAGGACTGGTGGTCGGCATTCCCGGAGGACTGCTGGACATCGGCACCCTCGCCGACCTGTCGAACATCGGCACGCTCTTCGCCTTCGTGCTGGTAGCCATCGGAGTGCTGGTGCTGCGCTACCGCGATCCCGACCGCCCGCGTGGCTTTCGCGCTCCCGGAGGGCCGTTTGCGCCCATCATGACCATCCTCTGCTGCCTGCTGCTGATGGCCGGGCTGCCCATCATGAACTGGATCCGGTTTTTCATCTGGCTGGCCATCGGCCTGGTGATTTACATCGTGTACAGCCGGCGGCACAGCGAGTTCGCCAGGCTGAAATAGGCCCAACCGTACCTCGTATCCTGTCTCAATCTCAGACTGAAGTTGTGTTCCCGCCGCTGCTGACCAAGCTAACTTATTGATTCCCAATCAGGTTGTCTTTGGCAATTGGCTTGCGACCGCCAGGAGGATGGCTGCCGCTGGCGGCAGCAGTCGTCGTTATCAAAGGAGGTCGCGGTGGAACAGAGACTGAGGACTGAAAACCAGTTCAAGTCCGGCGCGAACTGGTTCTTTTGGATCGGCGGGCTTTCGCTGATCAACACCATCGTTGGGCTGACCGGAGCCCAGTGGGGATTCATCATCGGCTTGGGCATCACCCAATTGGTGGACGCGATTGCCCAAGGCACGGGCGCCGTGGGTACGGTCGCTGCCGTGGTAGTGGACTTGTTCGTCGTGGGCGTGTTTGTGCTGTTTGGCGTGTGCGCCCGCAAGATGCAGACCTGGGCATTCGTCGTGGGTATGGTGCTCTACGCCCTCGACGGTCTGCTGTTCTTGCTGGCCATGGACTTTCTGGGGATCGGTTTCCACGCCTTTGCGCTCTACCAGATTTATCGCGGGCTGGCGGCGCGCAACGAACTGAGTGAAGCGCCGGCTGCGGCTCGGCTGCAGACTGCACCGAGTTCAACCGTCTAGGTAGTCGGCTGCCGGGCTCGGGGCCGTCGAGGCTGCCCGCTGAGTTTTCGCCGAATTCGCGAGCCACCTGGACTGCGGCGTCAGGTAGAATCTTGCGCTCGTGCCGACGACCGCCTCGCCACCCTCAGAGTACATCCTCGCCTTGCCCAAGGCGGAGCTCCACCTGCACCTGGAAGGTGCGGTCGAGCCGGCAACGCTGGTCGAACTCAGCCGCCGGCATGATGCCGAGCCGCTCGATCTGGCGGCCGTCGCCCGCCTCTACGAATACCAGGACTTCTACGGCTTCCTGATGGCATTCAAGGCAGTCTCCGACCGTCTGTTGGAGCCCGCGGAC belongs to Terriglobales bacterium and includes:
- a CDS encoding DUF971 domain-containing protein, producing MPALIQPKKVQVNLTAGTGMEIEWQDGHRSSYTFPYLRDACPCATCDDERSRAGREPGEPPKPARGALPMFREAPRAEHAEPVGRYAIRFTFHDGHQHGIYSWEYLRDVCPCAECKARRETAGSEPGPMVSTRRGPAVRKP
- a CDS encoding amino acid permease, encoding MALASLGIGAVIGTGIFTVIGTAIAGQKFEAQSVLHAPLLEYLIYGSPTFGRPGAGPAIALSFLLVGVVCAFAALCYAELASMIPIAGSAYTYTYATMGELVAWIIGWDLILEYAVSNMAVGVGFSEHLVNLGDLVGVHFSPRWTYPAYLPSGSEHFDPGWHFGFNIPVFLTLMVLTMVLVRGIRESSETNNVMVALKIMAILVFVGFTARFVSSENYTPFAPNGWPGVLTGGAIIFFTYIGFDSVSTAAEETRNPKRDLPIGIIATLVICTVLYLGVAVVLTGIAHWETLGNAAPVVNELKRLNLPWVRTVVLFGAMMGMLSSLLVFQLGQARVWFAMSRDGLLPKAFGKVHAKYRTPHVSTWVAGLVVGIPGGLLDIGTLADLSNIGTLFAFVLVAIGVLVLRYRDPDRPRGFRAPGGPFAPIMTILCCLLLMAGLPIMNWIRFFIWLAIGLVIYIVYSRRHSEFARLK
- a CDS encoding UvrD-helicase domain-containing protein, with amino-acid sequence MALLDDLNPRQREAVEATEGPLLILAGAGSGKTRVITYRIAHLIENLGVAADSILAVTFTNKAAAEMAARVEQLVGGHTLARPLISTFHSFCVRVLRRDIEALGEGYRKDFVIYDEDDQESVLKAAMKRLGLDAKQMPPRGVLARISWAKNHMRDPQDVFLGSSDPRAERTAQLYDVYQKELKKANALDFDDLLLVAERLLRERPEVLAQYHRRFRYLLIDEYQDTNRPQYLLMRLLATAHHNVCVVGDEDQSIYSWRGADIRNILEFEDDFPEARVIRLEQNYRSTENILDAASAVVANNVKRKGKTLWTARQGGARLGFYEAPDGENEALFVADCMARYLQEAATSGDGEPRAAVLYRTNSQSRLLEEAMRRYQIAYQVVGGFSFYERAEIKDLVAYLKLIHNLSDSVALLRVINTPPRGIGKTTVETLERLALETGMALWDAVGEAIEQRLLPPRALSALAAFRKLIEQGRVMFEGKGNDGDTETQENSTAASVADLLKFLIDQTAYIKQLEEEGTPEAFSRVENLRELVNAAMDSRDRGETLGEFLDHAALVSDTDTYDPRGRVTLMTLHSAKGLEFALVFLIGMEEGLFPHSRTLLDPDQLEEERRLCYVGMTRAMDRLILTRALYRRRYGTELPEASLPSRFLDEVPPKLLEDLGSPARSRGERRPSEAQYDYAYSQEVAEDWDSPRRSRRPRPPAYSGPTYNSIENIAEFFASRGRKFTLPKEGTKLAAEPTGKRGFRPGQRVRHPKYGEGTVYKREGEGEDAKITVQFPGFGLKKLVEKFAQLTKA